The following are encoded in a window of Fluviibacter phosphoraccumulans genomic DNA:
- the pgeF gene encoding peptidoglycan editing factor PgeF, translating into MPDAQTAVPGFEPDWRLPPGVQAWQTCRGSGPLPYGGFNLGHHVGDKPALVAANRARLLAQVPSHPTWLNQVHGTTVLELTQAGSDATPEADAVWTGVPNVVCAIMTADCLPVLLADRLGRVVGAAHAGWRGLAGGVLEALIRQMTEKGAGRAADLSAWLGPAIGPSAFEVGPDVVEAFMTLSSDNQRFFSAVAPGKWHTDLPGLAAQKLRALGVTDVTQFNGCTYTQSKLFYSYRRDQVTGRMASMIWMNA; encoded by the coding sequence GTGCCTGATGCGCAGACTGCGGTACCCGGTTTTGAGCCGGATTGGCGTTTGCCGCCAGGTGTCCAGGCTTGGCAGACTTGCCGTGGCAGTGGCCCTTTGCCCTATGGCGGATTTAACCTCGGACACCATGTTGGGGATAAACCTGCGCTGGTAGCGGCTAATCGAGCACGGTTGTTGGCGCAGGTCCCCAGTCATCCTACTTGGCTGAATCAAGTGCACGGCACGACAGTTTTAGAGTTGACGCAAGCGGGTAGCGATGCGACGCCTGAGGCCGATGCGGTATGGACGGGGGTGCCCAATGTGGTCTGCGCCATTATGACGGCCGACTGCTTGCCCGTATTGCTGGCTGATCGACTTGGTCGTGTGGTGGGCGCTGCCCACGCGGGCTGGCGAGGTTTGGCTGGCGGTGTGCTTGAAGCCTTGATTCGCCAAATGACTGAAAAGGGGGCAGGGCGGGCCGCAGACCTAAGCGCTTGGCTGGGTCCGGCCATTGGCCCCAGTGCTTTTGAAGTGGGTCCGGACGTTGTTGAGGCTTTTATGACCTTGTCCTCTGATAACCAACGCTTTTTTTCAGCAGTGGCACCCGGCAAGTGGCATACGGATCTGCCAGGTTTAGCCGCACAGAAGCTACGTGCCCTCGGTGTGACGGATGTCACGCAGTTCAATGGTTGTACCTATACGCAGTCTAAGTTGTTTTACTCCTATCGAAGAGATCAAGTGACCGGTCGTATGGCTTCGATGATCTGGATGAACGCCTGA
- a CDS encoding RluA family pseudouridine synthase, with protein sequence MKTQPYPEDIDSPEAMDDLEDNSGDDSTLDLVATQGGRLDQVLAEMIPEHSRNRLQQWIKAGRVLVDGQPVLEPKHKIYGGEDLAVRVDQVLTEAQAGTFLPEPMELQVVYEDEHLLVINKPAGLVVHPAAGNWQGTLLNGLLAYDPCFTQLPRAGIVHRLDKGTSGLMVVAKTLSAHTHLVRQLQARTVKRLYRAVVCGVPRVDGTVNAPVGRDQRQRTRMAVTSQGKEAITHYRLLEMYPGCSLVECVLETGRTHQIRVHMGFLGNPLVGDATYMGNRRFPLPDPAMHFERQALHARQLGLIHPVSGELMKWTVPPPADMTQLINDLRDLSDSA encoded by the coding sequence ATGAAAACGCAGCCTTATCCCGAAGACATCGACTCGCCAGAAGCGATGGACGACCTAGAAGACAATTCTGGCGATGATAGCACGCTCGACCTGGTCGCCACGCAAGGTGGACGCCTTGATCAGGTGCTGGCCGAGATGATCCCCGAGCATTCCCGTAATCGACTCCAGCAGTGGATCAAAGCGGGTCGTGTGCTGGTAGATGGTCAGCCTGTGCTCGAGCCCAAGCATAAAATCTATGGGGGTGAAGATCTCGCCGTCCGTGTAGACCAGGTGCTTACCGAGGCCCAGGCCGGGACTTTTTTGCCAGAGCCTATGGAGTTGCAGGTGGTTTATGAAGACGAACACTTGTTGGTGATTAATAAGCCAGCCGGTTTGGTCGTCCACCCTGCGGCCGGTAATTGGCAAGGCACTTTGTTGAATGGTCTTTTAGCCTACGATCCGTGCTTTACCCAACTGCCGCGTGCCGGCATCGTGCATCGGCTCGATAAAGGCACCTCTGGCCTGATGGTCGTCGCTAAAACGCTGTCAGCCCATACACACCTGGTGCGGCAGTTACAGGCCCGCACCGTTAAGCGCTTGTATCGGGCCGTTGTCTGCGGGGTGCCACGGGTGGATGGCACGGTCAATGCCCCGGTCGGTCGTGACCAACGTCAGCGAACCCGTATGGCGGTGACCAGCCAGGGTAAAGAAGCCATTACCCACTATCGACTGCTTGAAATGTATCCGGGCTGCAGCCTGGTGGAGTGCGTGCTCGAAACTGGTCGTACACATCAGATTCGCGTGCACATGGGGTTTCTGGGCAATCCGCTGGTGGGTGATGCAACCTATATGGGGAACAGACGTTTCCCGCTGCCTGATCCTGCTATGCATTTTGAACGACAGGCGTTACATGCGCGTCAGCTTGGGTTGATTCACCCGGTAAGCGGCGAGCTGATGAAGTGGACGGTGCCGCCCCCTGCTGACATGACCCAGTTGATCAACGACTTGAGAGATTTGTCTGACAGTGCCTGA